TCCAAACCTTTCCCTATTCTTGCAAGGTCTCGGAAACGGAAAGGCCCCTGCTCCGCTGCGCGTTTGCGAGTTTGGGAAGAATCCttgcctgccggaggggggggaaaCGGGCGAGATGGGGCGAGGGCGCAGCGAGATAAAGAGGATCGACAACCCCACGCAGCGCCAGTCCACCTTCTACAAGCGCAGGGACGGCCTCTTCAAGAAGGCCCGGGAGCTCGCCGTCCTCTGCGacgccgacctcctcctcctcctcttctccgccTCCGGCAAGCTCTACCAGTACCTCGCGCCCACCGTCCCCTCGTAAGCCAACCGCCTCACCCGCCTACCCGCTCAGTTAACCTCTCTTTAAATGTGCTGATTTGGTTGTACGCCCGCCCATGTTTTGCTCACGCATCTCTTGTTCTTTGGCAGTGTCAAGGAGTTCGTCGAGAGGTACGAGGCTTCGACGCACACCAAAGTTTGGTCCGACATCCGCCAGGTATGTGAGTACTTTGCAATGCTTCGATTCAGAGTGATGATTGACAGAGGCCCCCTTTTGCATCGAGCAGGAGAGGCGCCGCGAGCTGGAGAAGGTGGCCAAGATGTGCGACCTCTTGGAGAAGGAACTGAGGTAaccatgcatacatacatacatggccGGCCACAGCGCGCGTGGCTGCGCTGCGCCTGTTCTGAACTCGCCGTGTGTTAATCTGTCTCTAGGTTCATGACGGTGGACGACGGGGAGCGGTACACGGTGCCGTCGCTGGCGGCGCTGGAGCACAACCTGGAGGCGGCCATGCACAAGGTGCGCTCCGAGAAGGACCGCAAGATCGGCGGCGAGATGAGCTACCTCGAGAACATGGTGAGTGTGTGCTGTACCCCTCTTCGATCGACTCGTTTTGCGTATTTTCTACTTAGCGGCGACTCAGTGTTTTGTTTCGTGCTGCATGCAGATCAGGGGGAAACAAGCGGAGCGCTACGGTCTGTGTGACAAGGTGAGCGCTTCTATAGATTCTTTCCAAGTTCCTGCGGCGTTCATCATTAGTGTTATTATTAACCACACAGGACAAAAACAGTACCCAGTCAGAAGATTTGAAACCCTTCAATGAATCTGaagcaatagtagtagtagtactagttgaAGTAGCAACTGGTGGTGATTTATAGTTGCATGACCATCGGTGGCAGGGTTCCATGATGATGCCCCGGTTGTGCTTAGTTTTAAC
The Triticum dicoccoides isolate Atlit2015 ecotype Zavitan chromosome 3A, WEW_v2.0, whole genome shotgun sequence genome window above contains:
- the LOC119268960 gene encoding MADS-box transcription factor 32-like translates to MGRGRSEIKRIDNPTQRQSTFYKRRDGLFKKARELAVLCDADLLLLLFSASGKLYQYLAPTVPSVKEFVERYEASTHTKVWSDIRQERRRELEKVAKMCDLLEKELRFMTVDDGERYTVPSLAALEHNLEAAMHKVRSEKDRKIGGEMSYLENMIRGKQAERYGLCDKLAHAQSLKVVEGGSTSLNNGLDLKLGFN